In one Excalfactoria chinensis isolate bCotChi1 chromosome 17, bCotChi1.hap2, whole genome shotgun sequence genomic region, the following are encoded:
- the RAB11FIP4 gene encoding rab11 family-interacting protein 4 isoform X3 yields MTLAQQEVHHESDMDSAIESAQSSEASDVCRSEEKDGMLGVLFLHGDKTSPHNPSAASDLSTYSTTSLISNEEQFEDYGEGDDVDFTPSSPCPDDETRTNAYSDLGSSVSSSAGQTPRKMRHVYNSELLDVYCSQCCKKINLLNDLEARLKNLKANSPNRKISSTAFGRQLFHNSNFSSSNGSTEDLFRDSIDSCDNDITEKVTYLEKKVTELENDNLTNGDLKSKLKQENTQLVHRVHELEELLKDQETSAEQTLEEEIKRHREAYSKYEKEKGTEIELLNTRVQQLEEENGELKCTVMRLKSQTERLDEERQRMSDRLEDTSLRLKDEMDLYKRMMDKLRQNRLEFNKEREATQELIEDLRKELEHLQLYKLECERPGRGRSSSSSVSEFNAKTREVEMEHEIKRLKQENQKLRDQNDDLNGQILSLSIYEAKNLFATQTKAQSLAAEIDSASRDELMEALKEQEEINYRLRQYMDKIILAILDHNPSILEIKN; encoded by the exons ATGACTCTAGCACAGCAGGAGGTTCACCATGAGTCTGACATGGACAGTGCTATTGAGAGTGCCCAGAGCTCAGAAGCTTCTGATGTGTGTCGGAGTGAGGAGAAGGATGGCATGCTTGGTGTCCTGTTCCTGCATGGTGACAA GACAAGTCCTCACAACCCTTCTGCAGCATCTGACCTCTCCACTtattccaccacctctctgatCAGTAATGAAGAGCAGTTTGAAGACTATGGGGAAGGAGATGATGTGGATTTTACTCCCAGTAGCCCCTGTCCTGATGATGAGACCAGAACCAACGCCTACTCTGACCTTGGCTCATCTGTATCTTCCAG TGCTGGCCAAACGCCCCGAAAAATGAGGCATGTTTATAACAGCGAGTTACTGGATGTTTActgctcacagtgctgcaaaAAGATAAATCTACTCAACGATTTGGAAGCCAGGCTGAAAAACTTGAAAGCAAACAG CCCTAACAGGAAAATATCAAGCACAGCTTTTGGAAG GCAGCTCTTCCACAATAGCAACTTCAGCAGCAGTAATGGCAGCACAGAAGACCTGTTCAGAGACAGTATAGACTCCTGTGACAATGATATAACTGAAAAG gtAACATACCTAGAAAAAAAGGTTACAGAATTGGAAAATGATAACCTGACTAACGGGGATCTGAAGAGCAAACTGAAACAAGAGAATACGCAGTTAGTTCACAG AGTTCATGAGCTGGAAGAGCTATTGAAAGACCAAGAGACATCAGCAGAGCAAACCCTGGAAGAAGAGATAAAGAGACATCGAGAAGCTTACAGCAAgtatgaaaaagagaaaggcacCGAAATTGAACTGCTGAATACAAG GGTTCAGcaactggaagaagaaaatggtgAGCTGAAATGCACCGTCATGCGGCTGAAATCGCAAACGGAGAGATTAGATGAG GAAAGGCAACGCATGTCAGATAGGTTGGAGGACACCAGTCTGCGACTGAAGGATGAGATGGATTTGTACAAGAGAATGATGGACAAACTGCGACAGAACAGACTGGAATTCAACAAAGAGAGGGAAGCCACACAGGAG CTTATTGAAGACTTGCGAAAAGAACTGGAGCACTTGCAGCTCTACAAGCTGGAATGTGAGCGTCCTGGACGCGGGAGAAGTTCCTCATCCAGTGTGAGTGAATTCAATGCTAAAACCAGAGAGGTGGAAATGGAGCATGAGATAAAACGGCTGAAGCAG GAGAATCAGAAACTTCGTGACCAAAATGATGATCTTAATGGACAGATTCTTAGTCTGAGTATCTATGAAGCTAAAAATCTCTTTGCAACACAAACAAAAGCTCAGTCACTGGCTGCTGAGATTGACTCTGCATCGAGAGATGAG CTCATGGAAGCCCTTAAAGAACAGGAAGAGATCAATTACAGATTACGACAGTATATGGACAAGATCATTCTGGCAATCCTAGATCACAACCCCTCTATCTTGGAAATAAAGAATTGA
- the RAB11FIP4 gene encoding rab11 family-interacting protein 4 isoform X4: MTLAQQEVHHESDMDSAIESAQSSEASDVCRSEEKDGMLGVLFLHGDNAGQTPRKMRHVYNSELLDVYCSQCCKKINLLNDLEARLKNLKANSPNRKISSTAFGRQLFHNSNFSSSNGSTEDLFRDSIDSCDNDITEKVTYLEKKVTELENDNLTNGDLKSKLKQENTQLVHRVHELEELLKDQETSAEQTLEEEIKRHREAYSKYEKEKGTEIELLNTRVQQLEEENGELKCTVMRLKSQTERLDEERQRMSDRLEDTSLRLKDEMDLYKRMMDKLRQNRLEFNKEREATQELIEDLRKELEHLQLYKLECERPGRGRSSSSSVSEFNAKTREVEMEHEIKRLKQENQKLRDQNDDLNGQILSLSIYEAKNLFATQTKAQSLAAEIDSASRDELMEALKEQEEINYRLRQYMDKIILAILDHNPSILEIKN, encoded by the exons ATGACTCTAGCACAGCAGGAGGTTCACCATGAGTCTGACATGGACAGTGCTATTGAGAGTGCCCAGAGCTCAGAAGCTTCTGATGTGTGTCGGAGTGAGGAGAAGGATGGCATGCTTGGTGTCCTGTTCCTGCATGGTGACAA TGCTGGCCAAACGCCCCGAAAAATGAGGCATGTTTATAACAGCGAGTTACTGGATGTTTActgctcacagtgctgcaaaAAGATAAATCTACTCAACGATTTGGAAGCCAGGCTGAAAAACTTGAAAGCAAACAG CCCTAACAGGAAAATATCAAGCACAGCTTTTGGAAG GCAGCTCTTCCACAATAGCAACTTCAGCAGCAGTAATGGCAGCACAGAAGACCTGTTCAGAGACAGTATAGACTCCTGTGACAATGATATAACTGAAAAG gtAACATACCTAGAAAAAAAGGTTACAGAATTGGAAAATGATAACCTGACTAACGGGGATCTGAAGAGCAAACTGAAACAAGAGAATACGCAGTTAGTTCACAG AGTTCATGAGCTGGAAGAGCTATTGAAAGACCAAGAGACATCAGCAGAGCAAACCCTGGAAGAAGAGATAAAGAGACATCGAGAAGCTTACAGCAAgtatgaaaaagagaaaggcacCGAAATTGAACTGCTGAATACAAG GGTTCAGcaactggaagaagaaaatggtgAGCTGAAATGCACCGTCATGCGGCTGAAATCGCAAACGGAGAGATTAGATGAG GAAAGGCAACGCATGTCAGATAGGTTGGAGGACACCAGTCTGCGACTGAAGGATGAGATGGATTTGTACAAGAGAATGATGGACAAACTGCGACAGAACAGACTGGAATTCAACAAAGAGAGGGAAGCCACACAGGAG CTTATTGAAGACTTGCGAAAAGAACTGGAGCACTTGCAGCTCTACAAGCTGGAATGTGAGCGTCCTGGACGCGGGAGAAGTTCCTCATCCAGTGTGAGTGAATTCAATGCTAAAACCAGAGAGGTGGAAATGGAGCATGAGATAAAACGGCTGAAGCAG GAGAATCAGAAACTTCGTGACCAAAATGATGATCTTAATGGACAGATTCTTAGTCTGAGTATCTATGAAGCTAAAAATCTCTTTGCAACACAAACAAAAGCTCAGTCACTGGCTGCTGAGATTGACTCTGCATCGAGAGATGAG CTCATGGAAGCCCTTAAAGAACAGGAAGAGATCAATTACAGATTACGACAGTATATGGACAAGATCATTCTGGCAATCCTAGATCACAACCCCTCTATCTTGGAAATAAAGAATTGA